The Sphingobacteriales bacterium nucleotide sequence GTATAAAACACTAAACTATACAATATTTTTATTGTTATAAATATAATTAAGCAACAAGTATTACCTAATTTGTAGTTGCAAATCAAAACAAATAAGTTATGATCAATAAAAAAGAAATATTCGACAGTTTAGTAGTTAATCAATATAATATTTACAATAATTTATTTACCAACTTGCCATACGAAAAGATGCAAAACATTGGCATGCTTATTCCAATCTTGTATAATAATAGTCAGCAAGGTTTTACAAATCAACTAACACCACTACAAATTGTAGAAGATTTTTTTAATAGATATACAGACATACACAACGAAGAAGAACAAATAACATTTCTATTTAAAATAATACAATATATAGAAAGACAAGTAGTACTTTTTGATAGCATTGAAGATGCACATTTTAATGAGCTTGTACAACTATACAACAACTCCACATTTCAGGAAATTCTTGCATTCAGCAAAAGCCAACATACAACAGATGAGCTATACCAAAAACTAGCAACATTTAGCGTACGATTAGTATTAACAGCACATCCAACTCAATTTTATCCACCATATGTATTGCACATTATACAAAGTCTGCGAACTGCTGTAACCAACAATCAATTTTCTGCAATAGATGATTTATTGAAACAACTAGGCAAAACATCATTCTTTAATAAAGTAAAACCTACGCCACTGAGCGAAGCTAAAAGCATAATCTACTATTTAGAAAATGTATACTATCATGCAATCATTAACATGAATAATTACATTTATCAAAATCATACAGAAAAAATAAATTACCAATTATTACAACTAGGATTTTGGCCAGGCGGAGACAGAGATGGCAATCCATTTGTTACTGCAAATGTTACCGCAGATGTAACTGAAGAACTAAGAAAAGCCATCAGAAAATGCTACTACAAACATTTAAAAAAACTAAGCGCAAAACTCACATTCTATTTAGTTGATAATATCTTACTAAACCTAAGTAATCAACTATACAAAAGTATGTTCTCTAATGATTATCTATTAACCTACGATGAAATACTACAACCATTGCAAGAAGCAAAAAAAGTATTACTAGACATTCATAATGGATTATTTTTAGATGACTTAGAAGCATTAATCACTGCAGTACACATATTCCAAACACATTTTGCTACATTAGACATAAGGCAAGACAGTAGCATACATAACCAATTGATAGATTTGATTGCAGAAAAATATCAATTATCAACGCAAACATATACAAACTTAGATGACAAACAGAAATACAAACTATTGTTTGATAATGAAATTATTTTAGATGAAAATTTATTTGAAGATGAGGTAATAAAAGATGTCGTTATTAATATCAAACAACTTAAAAATATACAAACAACCAATGGCGAGTTGGCATGCAATAGATATATCATTAGCAACTCCACATCAGCATTAGATGTATTACAAGTATATTCATTTTTTAGATGGTGTAATTATAATATAGATGAAATAAATTTTGACATCATTCCATTGTTTGAAACAATTGAAGGCATGACCAATGCTGCTCCAATTCTTGAAAATTTATTCAAACATAAAATATATAGAAAACACCTACTAAGAAGAAACAACA carries:
- a CDS encoding phosphoenolpyruvate carboxylase; this encodes MINKKEIFDSLVVNQYNIYNNLFTNLPYEKMQNIGMLIPILYNNSQQGFTNQLTPLQIVEDFFNRYTDIHNEEEQITFLFKIIQYIERQVVLFDSIEDAHFNELVQLYNNSTFQEILAFSKSQHTTDELYQKLATFSVRLVLTAHPTQFYPPYVLHIIQSLRTAVTNNQFSAIDDLLKQLGKTSFFNKVKPTPLSEAKSIIYYLENVYYHAIINMNNYIYQNHTEKINYQLLQLGFWPGGDRDGNPFVTANVTADVTEELRKAIRKCYYKHLKKLSAKLTFYLVDNILLNLSNQLYKSMFSNDYLLTYDEILQPLQEAKKVLLDIHNGLFLDDLEALITAVHIFQTHFATLDIRQDSSIHNQLIDLIAEKYQLSTQTYTNLDDKQKYKLLFDNEIILDENLFEDEVIKDVVINIKQLKNIQTTNGELACNRYIISNSTSALDVLQVYSFFRWCNYNIDEINFDIIPLFETIEGMTNAAPILENLFKHKIYRKHLLRRNNTQTIMLGFSDGTKDAGYLRANWDIFKTKETLTAIARKYDIKIIFFDGRGGPPARGGGKTHRFYAAQGKDIANDAIQLTIQGQTISSMYGHEQQFNYNCEQLITAGLHNELFNDVSPNKQQKKLMDELATMSYNKYVDLKNHPKFLPYLEKMSALKYYNLTNIGSRPGKRGKTKKLIFSDLRAIAFVSAWSLLKQNVPGYFGIGTAINTFYEAGQLHKLQLLFNHFPFFKTLILNSMMSLSKSNFELTAYMKSDKEFGAFWKILYKEYELSKRMVLLVSGYSELMQEEPISRLSIAQREKIVLPLITIQQYALQKIHANSKHQSEYEKMVMRSLFGNINASRNSA